A genomic window from Scomber scombrus chromosome 18, fScoSco1.1, whole genome shotgun sequence includes:
- the pbx4 gene encoding pre-B-cell leukemia transcription factor 4 isoform X3 produces MDDQTRMMTGLTGLGGLQQADVGDPDSVRKQQSLGQPQQDIGDILQQIMAITDESLDEAQARKHALNCHRMKPALFSVLCEIKEKTVLSIRGVQEEDPPDPQIMRLDNMLLAEGVSGPEKGGGSAAAAAAAAAAGGSPTDSSIEHSDYRAKLAQIRQIYHSELEKYEQACSEFTNHVMNLLREQSRTRPISPKEIERMVAIIHRKFSSIQMQLKQSTCEAVMILRSRFLDARRKRRNFNKQATEVLNEYFYSHLSNPYPSEEAKEELAKKCAITVSQVSNWFGNKRIRYKKNIGKFQEEANLYAVKTAVDAANVSAQASQANSPATPNSGSSGSYSLSHTGDAYLGLRLLNGEGLNITPSLQPQVDTLHRATHLTGGYEELSGSGPYTPHRLDANSWQDTTNPPSVTSPPGPPGSVHSDNSN; encoded by the exons ATGGATGACCAGACCAGGATGATGACGGGTCTCACCGGACTCGGTGGACTACAACAAGCCGATGTAGGAGACCCAGACTCGGTCAGGAAACAGCAGTCCCTCGGTCAGCCTCAACAAGACATAGGGGATATCCTACAGCAAATAATGGCCATCACCGACGAAAGCCTGGACGAAGCACAGGCCAG GAAGCATGCCCTGAACTGTCACAGAATGAAGCCAGCCCTCTTCAGCGTTCTCTGTGAGATCAAAGAGAAGACGG TGCTGAGTATAAGAGGTGTACAGGAGGAGGACCCCCCAGATCCCCAGATCATGAGGTTGGACAACATGCTGCTAGCAGAGGGTGTGTCAGGACCAGAGAAAGGTGGAGGATcggctgcagctgctgcagctgcagcagcagcagggggcTCGCCCACCGATAGCAGCATCGAACACTCCGACTACAGAGCGAAGCTCGCCCAAATCCGCCAGATATATCACTCTGAGCTGGAGAAGTATGAGCAG GCATGCAGTGAGTTCACCAACCATGTAATGAACCTGCTGAGAGAGCAGTCTCGCACACGGCCCATCTCTCCCAAGGAGATTGAGCGCATGGTGGCCATCATCCACCGCAAGTTCAGCTCCATTCAGATGCAGCTCAAACAGAGCACCTGCGAGGCCGTCATGATCCTGCGCTCACGCTTCCTCGATgccag ACGCAAGAGACGCAACTTCAACAAGCAAGCTACGGAGGTGCTGAACGAGTATTTCTACTCCCACCTGTCTAACCCTTACCCAAGtgaggaagcaaaggaggagcTGGCCAAAAAGTGTGCGATCACTGTGTCTCAG GTCTCTAATTGGTTTGGCAACAAGAGAATACGTTACAAGAAGAACATTGGTAAGTTCCAGGAGGAAGCGAACCTCTACGCAGTTAAAACAGCGGTGGATGCTGCCAATGTGTCGGCGCAGGCTAGCCAGGCTAACTCTCCGGCAACACCAAACTCAG GGTCATCAGGGTCATACAGTTTGTCTCACACAGGCGACGCCTACCTTGGCCTGCGTTTGCTCAACGGGGAGGGTCTCAACATCACCCCCTCTCTACAGCCGCAG GTGGATACCCTGCACCGTGCTACACACCTGACGGGCGGCTATGAGGAGCTGTCAGGTAGTGGCCCCTACACCCCTCATCGCCTGGAT GCTAACAGCTGGCAGGACACCACCAACCCCCCCTCGGTCACCTCCCCTCCCGGTCCTCCTGGCAGCGTCCACTCCGACAACTCCAACTGA
- the pbx4 gene encoding pre-B-cell leukemia transcription factor 4 isoform X1: MDDQTRMMTGLTGLGGLQQADVGDPDSVRKQQSLGQPQQDIGDILQQIMAITDESLDEAQARCWPEDSPAHWGGSDDPTEGGRAGGGMAGGGLPLNFQHRKHALNCHRMKPALFSVLCEIKEKTVLSIRGVQEEDPPDPQIMRLDNMLLAEGVSGPEKGGGSAAAAAAAAAAGGSPTDSSIEHSDYRAKLAQIRQIYHSELEKYEQACSEFTNHVMNLLREQSRTRPISPKEIERMVAIIHRKFSSIQMQLKQSTCEAVMILRSRFLDARRKRRNFNKQATEVLNEYFYSHLSNPYPSEEAKEELAKKCAITVSQVSNWFGNKRIRYKKNIGKFQEEANLYAVKTAVDAANVSAQASQANSPATPNSGGYPAPCYTPDGRL; the protein is encoded by the exons ATGGATGACCAGACCAGGATGATGACGGGTCTCACCGGACTCGGTGGACTACAACAAGCCGATGTAGGAGACCCAGACTCGGTCAGGAAACAGCAGTCCCTCGGTCAGCCTCAACAAGACATAGGGGATATCCTACAGCAAATAATGGCCATCACCGACGAAAGCCTGGACGAAGCACAGGCCAG ATGCTGGCCAGAGGATTCGCCGGCGCATTGGGGTGGATCAGACGACcccacagagggagggagagcaggGGGGGGCATGGCAGGGGGTGGCCTGCCACTCAACTTCCAGCACAG GAAGCATGCCCTGAACTGTCACAGAATGAAGCCAGCCCTCTTCAGCGTTCTCTGTGAGATCAAAGAGAAGACGG TGCTGAGTATAAGAGGTGTACAGGAGGAGGACCCCCCAGATCCCCAGATCATGAGGTTGGACAACATGCTGCTAGCAGAGGGTGTGTCAGGACCAGAGAAAGGTGGAGGATcggctgcagctgctgcagctgcagcagcagcagggggcTCGCCCACCGATAGCAGCATCGAACACTCCGACTACAGAGCGAAGCTCGCCCAAATCCGCCAGATATATCACTCTGAGCTGGAGAAGTATGAGCAG GCATGCAGTGAGTTCACCAACCATGTAATGAACCTGCTGAGAGAGCAGTCTCGCACACGGCCCATCTCTCCCAAGGAGATTGAGCGCATGGTGGCCATCATCCACCGCAAGTTCAGCTCCATTCAGATGCAGCTCAAACAGAGCACCTGCGAGGCCGTCATGATCCTGCGCTCACGCTTCCTCGATgccag ACGCAAGAGACGCAACTTCAACAAGCAAGCTACGGAGGTGCTGAACGAGTATTTCTACTCCCACCTGTCTAACCCTTACCCAAGtgaggaagcaaaggaggagcTGGCCAAAAAGTGTGCGATCACTGTGTCTCAG GTCTCTAATTGGTTTGGCAACAAGAGAATACGTTACAAGAAGAACATTGGTAAGTTCCAGGAGGAAGCGAACCTCTACGCAGTTAAAACAGCGGTGGATGCTGCCAATGTGTCGGCGCAGGCTAGCCAGGCTAACTCTCCGGCAACACCAAACTCAG GTGGATACCCTGCACCGTGCTACACACCTGACGGGCGGCTATGA
- the pbx4 gene encoding pre-B-cell leukemia transcription factor 4 isoform X2: protein MDDQTRMMTGLTGLGGLQQADVGDPDSVRKQQSLGQPQQDIGDILQQIMAITDESLDEAQARKHALNCHRMKPALFSVLCEIKEKTVLSIRGVQEEDPPDPQIMRLDNMLLAEGVSGPEKGGGSAAAAAAAAAAGGSPTDSSIEHSDYRAKLAQIRQIYHSELEKYEQACSEFTNHVMNLLREQSRTRPISPKEIERMVAIIHRKFSSIQMQLKQSTCEAVMILRSRFLDARRKRRNFNKQATEVLNEYFYSHLSNPYPSEEAKEELAKKCAITVSQVSNWFGNKRIRYKKNIGKFQEEANLYAVKTAVDAANVSAQASQANSPATPNSGGYPAPCYTPDGRL, encoded by the exons ATGGATGACCAGACCAGGATGATGACGGGTCTCACCGGACTCGGTGGACTACAACAAGCCGATGTAGGAGACCCAGACTCGGTCAGGAAACAGCAGTCCCTCGGTCAGCCTCAACAAGACATAGGGGATATCCTACAGCAAATAATGGCCATCACCGACGAAAGCCTGGACGAAGCACAGGCCAG GAAGCATGCCCTGAACTGTCACAGAATGAAGCCAGCCCTCTTCAGCGTTCTCTGTGAGATCAAAGAGAAGACGG TGCTGAGTATAAGAGGTGTACAGGAGGAGGACCCCCCAGATCCCCAGATCATGAGGTTGGACAACATGCTGCTAGCAGAGGGTGTGTCAGGACCAGAGAAAGGTGGAGGATcggctgcagctgctgcagctgcagcagcagcagggggcTCGCCCACCGATAGCAGCATCGAACACTCCGACTACAGAGCGAAGCTCGCCCAAATCCGCCAGATATATCACTCTGAGCTGGAGAAGTATGAGCAG GCATGCAGTGAGTTCACCAACCATGTAATGAACCTGCTGAGAGAGCAGTCTCGCACACGGCCCATCTCTCCCAAGGAGATTGAGCGCATGGTGGCCATCATCCACCGCAAGTTCAGCTCCATTCAGATGCAGCTCAAACAGAGCACCTGCGAGGCCGTCATGATCCTGCGCTCACGCTTCCTCGATgccag ACGCAAGAGACGCAACTTCAACAAGCAAGCTACGGAGGTGCTGAACGAGTATTTCTACTCCCACCTGTCTAACCCTTACCCAAGtgaggaagcaaaggaggagcTGGCCAAAAAGTGTGCGATCACTGTGTCTCAG GTCTCTAATTGGTTTGGCAACAAGAGAATACGTTACAAGAAGAACATTGGTAAGTTCCAGGAGGAAGCGAACCTCTACGCAGTTAAAACAGCGGTGGATGCTGCCAATGTGTCGGCGCAGGCTAGCCAGGCTAACTCTCCGGCAACACCAAACTCAG GTGGATACCCTGCACCGTGCTACACACCTGACGGGCGGCTATGA
- the LOC134000284 gene encoding kinetochore-associated protein DSN1 homolog, with translation MAEKQPETEQNGCGNVAVADTQNEVDSVNQTRKRCSFTSPDSAPPHKSPRTDVQSPTTTQTPETGDAHSETDKQEMQTETTEGPTSPPGSPTARRKSWRRATLTRRSLPALPNPYQVLCRSISTSLSQQERLEKLMEAAMKLAIERTQNLIQSVPNSSMESFEKQVEHMQKEWGCLAKSIRSEPQSHQLPASVASSSDPEAQRAVEKIQKAINRLQAECKAWEVLQNKHQSKAEELESKVEQGQERGVSLDSTSVAQSSQYQFIQSKPDYRAVLSRQRPMLDTMEMIMDIQRKMVRELLAIKKQSQLSVKNTSARLAAEAGFQTLSPDPIRNLMAAPLSSATT, from the exons ATGGCGGAAAAACAACCAGAGACTGAACAAAATGG TTGCGGAAATGTCGCTGTTGCTGATACTCAGAATGAG GTGGACTCGGTGAATCAGACACGCAAAAGATGCTCATTCACAAGCCCCGACTCAGCCCCTCCACACAAATCTCCCCGAACCGACGTCCAGTCACCCACCACCACACAGACACCAGAGACAGGAGATGCACActcagagacagacaaacaagaaaTGCAGACAGAAACCACGGAGGGACCTACAAGTCCACCTGGTAGCCCCACTGCAAGGAGAAAATCCTGGAGGAGAGCTACTCTAACTCGACGCAGTCTCCCTGCCCTCCCAAACCCATATCAGG ttttgtgcAGGAGCATAAGTACATCCTTATCACAGCAAGAGAGGCTGGAAAAATTGATGGAGGCTGCGATGAAG CTGGCAATAGAAAGAACTCAAAATTTGATCCAGTCAGTACCAAATTCGTCAATGGAGTCTTTTGAAAAACAAG TTGAGCACATGCAGAAGGAGTGGGGTTGTCTGGCCAAAAGCATACGCAGTGAACCACAGAGTCATCAACTTCCTGCCAGTGTGGCTAG TTCTAGTGATCCCGAAGCGCAGAGAGCTGTGGAAAAAATCCAGAAAGCCATCAACAg GCTTCAGGCTGAATGTAAGGCTTGGGAAGTACTGCAGAACAAACACCAGAGTAAGGCAGAAGAATTGGAAAG CAAAGTGGAGCAGGGACAAGAGAGAGGTGTATCATTAGACTCTACATCTGTGGCCCAGTCCTCACAGTACCAATTCATCCAGAGCAAACCTGATTACCGCGCTGTCCTAAGTAGACAACGGCCAATGCTTGACACTATGGAGATGATT ATGGACATTCAACGTAAGATGGTCAGAGAACTTCTGGCTATCAAGAAGCAGTCACAGTTATCTGTGAAAAATACCAGTGCCCGATTGG CTGCAGAGGCGGGATTCCAGACTCTTTCACCTGACCCCATCAGGAACTTAATGGCTGCACCTCTATCATCGGCAACTACATAG